The Mercurialis annua linkage group LG2, ddMerAnnu1.2, whole genome shotgun sequence genome contains a region encoding:
- the LOC126668171 gene encoding uncharacterized protein LOC126668171: MQYIMEGIMEENNLAEVLDAEVVYEEEEVTEDHEIGLEELEQAPPWIDDEAIHVREELEEVNLGTSEEPQEYKDCFAWQYSDMPGLSRTLVEHRLPIKPEFQPYRQPPRRVSKEVELKVKEEIEKLCKAGFIRPAKYSNWLANVVPVVKKNGKLRICIDFRDLNEATPKDIYAMPIADTLIDATANHSLLSFMDCFAGYNQIMVAKEDISKTAFRCLGSIGTFEWVVMPFGLRNAGATYQRAMNAIFHDLLGKTMEVYIDDVVVKSKLMKDHLKNLEEAFRRMRVHCLKLNPLKCAFGVKAGNFLGFLVHERGIEVDQNKTKAIREAKPPRNKTELQRFLGQVNYLRRFISNLAGKTKVFSELLKLKKEDVFRWETIHQEAFDEIKDYLMKPPVLMPPKKGIPLRLYISAAEGSIGCLLAQSNQDGHEQAIYYLSRSMTSTELIESFEEVELVHVPREENWEADELSQLASGLRLSEELTHRLVMVQRKTHPSIFKRGVQLDIFNIDDNLVQDWRRDIKKYLENPSKKMMYKVRVRAVNYVLIEDVLYRRGFDNLLLRCLGTTEALEVMKQTHEGVCGAHQSGVKMRWLIRRHGYFWPSILKDCMTFAKGCQSCQRYGNIQRLPAAELKSVIKPWPFRGWAIDLIGKIYPPSSKNHSFIIVATDYFTKWVVAKPLVKTEQKDVIKFIKEEIIHQFGIPQSVTTDQGTMFTGKEMQEFATDYGIKLLTSTPYYAQANGQAESSNKIIINIVQKMLEENPKDWHRILSEALWAYRTSRRNATGVSPFMLTYGHDAVLPMEVVVRSLRVAKQNHLTPEDYNETMMMELENLEEGRLQALNNMIIQKKKVSRSYNKKVRPKTFQEDELVWKLILPPGTKDREYGKWSTNWEGPFLVHKVMKGNAYWLSSLEGEPHRKFINGKYLKKYTPTIWEKYNLEMT, encoded by the exons ATGCAGTACATTATGGAAGGAATTATGGAGGAAAACAACTTGGCAGAGGTTCTAGATGCTGAAGTggtttatgaagaagaagaagttacTGAAGATCATGAGATTGGCTTGGAGGAGCTAGAACAAGCACCTCCTTGGATAGATGATGAAGCCATCCATGTTAGAGAGGAGTTAGAAGAAGTGAATCTTGGAACCTCTGAGGAACCTCAG GAATACAAAGATTGCTTTGCATGGCAATATTCTGATATGCCGGGGTTAAGCAGGACATTGGTAGAACATCGGCTACCTATTAAGCCCGAGTTTCAGCCATACCGCCAACCTCCAAGAAGAGTGTCAAAAGAAGTTGAATTAAAGGTAAAAgaggaaattgaaaaattgtgtaAAGCAGGCTTTATTAGGCCTGCTAAATATAGTAATTGGTTAGCAAATGTTGTTCCAGTGGTTAAAAAGAATGGAAAACTTAGAATATGCATAGACTTTAGGGACTTAAATGAAGCAACTCCTAAAGATATTTATGCTATGCCAATTGCTGACACTCTTATTGATGCTACAGCTAATCATTCTCTTTTGTCTTTTATGGATTGTTTTGCTGGATATAACCAGATTATGGTGGCTAAAGAagacatctccaaaacggcATTTAGATGTCTAGGATCTATTGGGACATTTGAATGGGTGGTCATGCCGTTTGGTTTACGTAATGCTGGtgcaacatatcagagggctATGAATGCCATCTTCCACGACCTCTTAGGTAAAACTATGGAGGTTTATATTGATGATGTTGttgtaaaatcaaaactaatgaAAGATCATTTGAAAAATCTAGAGGAAGCATTTAGGAGGATGAGAGTTCACTGTTTAAAACTCAATCCTTTGAAATGCGCCTTTGGtgtaaaagctggaaattttttggggtttttggtcCATGAAAGAGGCATTGAAGTggaccaaaacaaaaccaaagctaTTCGAGAAGCTAAACCGCCTAGAAATAAAACAGAACTTCAGAGGTTTCTTGGGCAGGTTAATTACTTAAGGAGATTTATATCTAATCTTGCAGGAAAAACAAAAGTGTTCTCAGAActgttgaaattaaaaaaggagGATGTCTTCAGATGGGAAACCATCCATCAAGAGGCTTTTGATGAAATTAAAGATTATCTAATGAAGCCTCCTGTATTGATGCCTCCCAAAAAGGGTATACCTCTGAGGTTGTACATTTCAGCAGCCGAAGGTTCAATTGGGTGTCTGCTAGCCCAGAGCAACCAAGATGGACATGAACAGGCTATTTATTATTTGAGCCGTTCGATGACATCTACAGAG TTAATAGAGAGTTTTGAAGAGGTTGAATTAGTACATGTTCCTAGAGAGGAAAATTGGGAGGCCGATGAATTATCACAGCTAGCATCTGGCCTACGTCTGTCGGAGGAGTTAACCCACCGACTAGTAATGGTACAAAGAAAAACTCacccttcaatttttaaaagaggAGTACAACtagatattttcaatattgatGATAACTTAGTACAGGATTGGAGGAGAGATATTAAAAAGTACCTGGAGAATCCTAGCAAGAAGATGATGTATAAAGTAAGAGTGAGAGCTGTTAACTACGTGCTCATAGAGGATGTTTTATACAGAAGAGGATTCGACAACCTATTGCTAAGATGCCTTGGAACTACAGAGGCACTAGAGGTCATGAAACAAACTCATGAAGGAGTTTGTGGAGCACATCAATCCGGAGTGAAAATGAGATGGCTGATCCGAAGACATGGTTACTTCTGGCCATCAATCCTAAAAGATTGCATGACTTTTGCAAAGGGTTGTCAATCATGCCAAAGGTATGGAAACATACAAAGACTTCCAGCTGCTGAGTTGAAGTCTGTCATCAAACCATGGCCATTCAGAGGTTGGGCCATAGATTTGATAGGTAAAATATATCCTCCATCTTCTAAAAATCACAGTTTCATAATTGTAGCTACTGATTACTTTACCAAATGGGTAGTCGCTAAGCCATTGGTAAAGACAGAGCAAAAAgatgttattaaatttattaaagaggAAATTATTCATCAATTTGGAATTCCACAATCGGTAACTACTGACCAGGGCACAATGTTCACTGGTAAGGAGATGCAAGAATTTGCCActgattatggaataaaattattgacCTCTACACCTTATTATGCTCAGGCCAATGGCCAAGCTGAATCTTCTAATAAAATCATCATCAACATAGTTCAAAAAATGTTGGAAGAAAATCCAAAGGATTGGCATCGGATTTTATCAGAAGCACTCTGGGCATATCGCACCTCTAGGCGAAATGCTACAGGAGTAAGTCCATTTATGCTAACCTATGGTCATGATGCAGTGTTACCCATGGAGGTGGTGGTGAGGTCATTGAGAGTAGCTAAGCAGAATCATTTGACTCCAGAAGATTACAATGAGACCATGATGATGGAGTTAGAAAATCTAGAAGAAGGAAGACTTCAGGCTCTAAACAATATGATAATACAGAAGAAAAAAGTCTCCAGAAGCTACAACAAGAAAGTTAGACCTAAGACATTTCAAGAAGATGAGCTAGTATGGAAGTTGATCTTACCCCCTGGTACTAAAGATAGAGAATATGGGAAATGGTCTACTAATTGGGAAGGGCCATTCTTAGTCCACAAGGTGATGAAGGGGAATGCGTACTGGCTATCAAGTTTAGAGGGTGAGCCTCatagaaaatttattaatgGAAAGTACTTGAAGAAATACACTCCCACCATCTGGGAGAAATACAACTTAGAAATGActtaa